From the candidate division WOR-3 bacterium genome, the window CTGCCCAATCTATTGCCCGATTAACATTGTCAATGATTTCTTTGTAGTTTTTGGTAATGTCATTTTGAATGTCAATTACCACTAAAGCCTTTTTCTGCATGGGATTTCCTTCTTTTATTTTTATGTTTTAATTCAATTTTCTATTCCATTGTCCATCGCACTGTCGCTTGTTCGCTTGCGGCTAACGGCCGGCGGTTTGAAACGTTTGGGAGTACGGGCGATTTCCTGTCGAGTTACACAAAAATTGAAGCGAACTACAACCCTTGAATAACCTACTGTCCCGGCAATTTTTTATACCGCGCGTTATGTGGCGTTTTTCTTACCATAAAATATTTACATGTCATAAATCAAAATTCTTTGAGCATTTCTTGCCATAGGAAACAAATTGGCAATTTTATAAATGAGTTTTGTCCCCCAATTCATTTTTTCGATTTCTTCGTTAGAGGTAAAATAAATAGCCTTGTCAAATTTAAATTCAGAATTCCATTTTTCAAGTTCTTTTATATTATCAATTCCCCAATGGATATGTGCTCCCATCCTTTTAATTGAGGGATGATTTTTAACTTTTTTTGCAGTGTAACCACTATAAGTATCAAAAATAAGTGTGTAATTACCGATTCTTTTCTTAATTTGATTGAGTAATGCTTTTATTTCATCCTCTTTAAGGTACATAAATAATCCTTCAGCAATTACCAAATAATTTGCATGTCCAGAAGGGATGTTTTCAATCCAATCAAGTTGTGTAACTGAAGAAGCAATTAAATGATATTTATCAGATTCTTGGAAAAATTCCTTGCGAATACTGATTACTTCTTCAAAATCCAAATCATA encodes:
- a CDS encoding class I SAM-dependent methyltransferase, whose amino-acid sequence is MITLDKEKETLLVPLYGKAIETQKKTPILYDAKAVEIIKKIDYDFKSLKIPGKTNTMMCLRAKLIDNFTDKFLKERNDVVVLHLGCGLDSRYARIDSKNANWYDLDFEEVISIRKEFFQESDKYHLIASSVTQLDWIENIPSGHANYLVIAEGLFMYLKEDEIKALLNQIKKRIGNYTLIFDTYSGYTAKKVKNHPSIKRMGAHIHWGIDNIKELEKWNSEFKFDKAIYFTSNEEIEKMNWGTKLIYKIANLFPMARNAQRILIYDM